TTACCGCGGCCTTTGCTGGCGCGCTGGCGGTCTCGCCACTGTTTGCCTGCGCCATGGCGGTGTTTACCCTGCTGCCAGCTGGCTGGATCAGCCATCTCGCCAATCTCGCCCGCCCGGCGTCTGAAATCGGTGGCCCGGACAAGCTGCTCGCCTGGTATCCCTTGTCGGATATCCTCATGCATCTCTGCGGGTTGGTCTGCATCGGCGTGATCTTCCTTGGCGTGATGATCGGCTATGATGCTGAACTGGTCAGCAACATGATCGATGCGCTGATGCAATCGCTGACCGAGCGCGATCCGACCGTTGCCGCCACCATGGGCAGCACAGCTGGGATCAAGTCCACCATGCTGTTGACCCTGCCGATCGTGCAGGGCGGCATGTGGGTCATCATGCTGTTTGCCGCTTACTATCTGGCAAGTCGGATTGTGGCGGCATCAGGCAATGCGTTGCGTCCGCGCGAGGATATTCCCTCGGCGCTGCGCATGAACCGCAATGCGCCGTTCATCTTCCTGGCTGGTATTGTCGCCTGCTTTATTGGCGGCGTTCCGGCCCTGATCGGCGCAACTGTCTGTGGCACGTTTGGGGCAGGCTTCCTGCTCGGCGGCTTCGCATCGCTGCATCAACGCACCCGTGGCAAGGAATGGCGTATCCCGGCGCTGATCCTCACCTATATGGCGTCTCTCCTCGCCTTTCCGGCCTTCTTCATCGTCATTCTCGGCCTTATCGACACACGACGGACCGTTGCCCTCACCCCTCCAAGGACAACAGGAAAAACCGATGCGGGTAGCAAACCTGATTCAGACAGCAAGTCCGATGACGGTAACACACCCGAAACATGAGCTTCCAAACTTGAATTGCCCAACTTGAATTGAAAGGAACATAGCATGCAAGTCATTCTTCTCGAGCGCATCGCCAAGCTTGGCCAGATGGGCGAAGTGGTCAAGGTTCGCGACGGCTTTGCCCGTAACTACCTGCTGCCAACCGGCAAGGCGCTGCGCGCCAATGCCGCCAACAAGGCCCGTTTCGACGCCGAACGCGCCACCCTCGAAGCCCGCAACCTGGAGCGCAAGTCCGAAGCCCAGACCGTTGCTGACGTTCTGAACGGCAAGTCGTTCATCGTCGTCCGTTCGGCTGGCGAAACCGGCCAGCTCTACGGTTCGGTTGCGGCTCGCGACATCATCGAAGCTCTGGCTGCCGAAGGCTTTACCGTTTCGCGCAACCAGGTCGAGCTGAACAACCCGATCAAGACCATCGGCCTGCACAACGTGACCATGCACCTGCATGCCGAAGTTGAAATCGCTATCGAAATCAACGTTGCCCGTTCTGCTGAAGAAGCCGAGCGTCAGGCCAAGGGCGAAAGCCTCACCTCCGCCGACGCCATCTACGGCGTGGACGAAGACGCGCTGCGTCCGGAAGACTTCTTCGATCCGGATGCCGACCGCGATGGCGACGACGAATAAGATATTCGTCCTTATCGATTGAAGAGACGCCCGGATTTTCCGGGCGTTTTTTTGTGCGGATCGGGTTAAAATAGGCACCTAAAGAACTGAGTCGCGCCATGCCACAGTCAATGGAAAAAGCGGGTTCAGCTTGTTTTTTTCTGCCCTGGCGCATCAGGCCTGTGAACTACTGTGTTTATCGCAATGCGCCCTTTAACCGCCCCACAGGATCGATAGGAATGCAGCTTCCAGCGAGAGAGAACGGATAAAGCCCATGAACGATGTTGCGCGCAGGTTAAATCCTGCCCAGCCGGCAGAGCCCCATTACCGGGAAGCCCCGAACAATATCGAGGCCGAACAGGCTTTGCTTGGCGCCATTCTGGTCAATAACGATGCCTATTATCGTGTCTCGGATTTTCTCAAACCCCCGCATTTTCATGAGGGACTGCACCGGAAGATCTACGAGGTCGCCTCCGACATTATCCGCATGGGCAAGACCGCCAATCCGGTGACGATCAAGACCTTCCTGCCCTCAGACCAGAAAATCGGCGATTTCACCATTGCCCAATATCTGGCGCGGCTGGCGTCGGAAGCCGTGTCGATCATCAATGCCGAGGACTATGGCCGGGCGATCTACGATCTGGCCCTGCGCCGCGCGCTGATCACCATCGGCGAAGACATGGTCAATATCGCCTTCGACGCGCCGCTCGACATGCCGCCGCAGGCGCAGATCGAAGATACCGAGCGACGGCTGTTCGATCTCGCCGAAAACGGCCGCTATGACGGCGGCTTCCAGTCCTTCAACGATGCGGTAGCCCAGGCGGTCGATATGGCCGGTGCCGCGTTTGAGCGCGATGGTCATTTGTCCGGCATTTCCACCGGCATCCATTCGCTTGATAGCAAAATGGGCGGTTTACAGCGCTCCGACTTGATCGTGCTGGCCGGACGTCCCGGCATGGGTAAGACCTCGCTTGCCACCAATATCGCCTGGAACATCGCC
This region of Agrobacterium vitis genomic DNA includes:
- the rplI gene encoding 50S ribosomal protein L9, with product MQVILLERIAKLGQMGEVVKVRDGFARNYLLPTGKALRANAANKARFDAERATLEARNLERKSEAQTVADVLNGKSFIVVRSAGETGQLYGSVAARDIIEALAAEGFTVSRNQVELNNPIKTIGLHNVTMHLHAEVEIAIEINVARSAEEAERQAKGESLTSADAIYGVDEDALRPEDFFDPDADRDGDDE
- a CDS encoding DUF2232 domain-containing protein, with product MKQLDGKLLLTGFLAGVTAIFLVLAANAQPSFSSVFYAASALPVMIVGLRWGNVPAIVAIVTAAFAGALAVSPLFACAMAVFTLLPAGWISHLANLARPASEIGGPDKLLAWYPLSDILMHLCGLVCIGVIFLGVMIGYDAELVSNMIDALMQSLTERDPTVAATMGSTAGIKSTMLLTLPIVQGGMWVIMLFAAYYLASRIVAASGNALRPREDIPSALRMNRNAPFIFLAGIVACFIGGVPALIGATVCGTFGAGFLLGGFASLHQRTRGKEWRIPALILTYMASLLAFPAFFIVILGLIDTRRTVALTPPRTTGKTDAGSKPDSDSKSDDGNTPET